The sequence TGGCACGATTCGTGAGAACATTCGTTATGGAAAATTGAATGCATCGGATGATGATGTCATCAAAGCGGCTAAGTTAGCGAACGCTGAGGATTTTATCAATAATTTACCTAATAAATATGATACTGTAATCACAGGGGACGGTGACGGATTATCACAAGGACAACGCCAATTGTTGTCAATTGCGCGTGCTGCGATTGCTGATCCGCCAGTAATGATTTTGGATGAAGCAACTTCTAGTATCGATACAAGAACAGAAAAACATGTGCAAGCTGGTATGGATCGGTTGATGAAAGGCAGAACGGTATTCGTTATCGCCCATCGATTATCGACGATTCAAAATTCAGATGCGATCATGGTAATGGATCATGGACGTATCATTGAACGAGGCAGTCATGAAGATTTGCTTGAAGAAAAAGGGATTTATCATCAACTCTATACAGGCAAAGTTGAGCTTTCATAACAGCAATAAAAAACACCAACCATAAAATGGTTGGTGTTTTTTGATATGAACGTTTAAATAATACGCCAAGAGAGATTCGAACTCCCGACCGCTCGCTTAGAAGGCGAGTGCTCTATCCAGCTGAGCTATTGGCGCAAAATGTTAAGGCAACAGAATTTATTATAATGAAGATACATAACAAAGTCAATCATAAATTAGAAATAACAACAAAAAAATTTAAAAAGAAGTTTGTAGGAGAGAAAAGGCAAGTTTTCGTTGACTCAGTATTCTTATTTTGATACAATATTAATGTTGTAATTGTGGACTCCACAGCTACAACCGCACAGAACAAGTTTTTAAGCATGACACTAGTCATCACTTGGGATGGCGAGTCTAAGTCTAGAAGAAGGAGGTGCTGTATAGCATGTACGCAATTATCAAAACTGGTGGTAAACAAGTAAAAGTTGAGGTAGGTCAAGCAATTTACGTTGAAAAATTAGACGTAGAAGCTGGCGAAAAAGTTGTTTTTGACGAAGTTATCTTAGTGGGTGGCGAATCTACAAAAGTAGGAGCTCCAACTGTAGCAGGTGCAACTGTCGAAGGAACTGTAGAAAAACACGGCAAACAAAAGAAAGTCGTGACTTTCAAATACAAACCTAAAAAACACACTCACCGCAAACAAGGTCACCGTCAACCATATACAAAAGTTGTAATCAACGCAATCAACGCATAATTCTTTTAAGTTGCATAGGAAAGAAGGCCTATCAATGATTAAAAGTTCTTTTAAACGAAATGGCGCAGGCCAAATCGTTTCATTTGAAGTCTCGGGGCATGCTGAATCAGGTCCATATGGCAGTGATATCGTTTGTGCAGCAGTGTCTGCTTTAACGATCAGTACCGTCAATGGTATCGATGCTTTAGCTGGATTTGAACCGATTGTTGAAACCAACGAAGATGAAGGTGGTTACCTTTATGTTGAAGTGATTTCAAATGCTAATCAGGAACAAACTAACATTGCCCAAATTCTCTTGGAAAACCTTTTATTAGGTCTACAAGCAGTCGAGCAAGAAAATCTTGATTTTATTCAAGTCAAAACCATAAATGAAAAATAGGAGGTGCAGACTATGTTATTAAACATGAATTTACAATTATTCGCCCACAAAAAAGGTGGAGGTTCTACTTCCAACGGACGTGATTCAGAATCTAAACGCTTAGGTGCTAAAAGCGCTGACGGACAAACAGTAACTGGTGGATCAATTTTATACCGTCAACGCGGAACTAAAATTTACCCAGGTGCTAACGTAGGTATTGGCGGAGATGACACTTTATTTGCTAAAGTAGACGGTGTAGTACGTTTCGAACGTAAAGGCCGTGACAAAAAACAAGTGTCTGTTTACCCAGTAGCTCAATAATAATTGAACTAATCGGCTCTATCCCTTGTATGGCAAAGGGTAGGGCTTTTTTTGCTCTTTGTCAACTAATGTTGGTAAAGAAAATCCAAAGAATTAAATCGATTAGTATGATTCCTAGAGGAACTTTCCTCTAGGTTTTTTATTTTGTTGAAAAAGAATCGTACCAAAACATAAAGAAATTCTCAACTTGAAATTGTAAAAGCTACGAAAGCCGTATGGATTTCTTTTCAACACTTTAATATGATTATTTAAACATTCTAATGGTCCATTAGAATAAGGCAATTCTAGCGCATTTTTAATTTCATTTTGGTACTTCTTAAAAGTACCAATAGTCATTTGATAGTAGGAAGGAAGACGGCGGAAATCTTCGTCTAATAGTGTATGAAACCGATCAAAATCTCTTGTCTGTACGGCATAAAGAATGTCCTGTGGCCACTTTTCAATTCGTCATCATACGCAAGTAATCGATCAACGACTTCTGTTTCAGTTAAAAAAGATAAAGATACTTTTTCAGTCAGTAAAGAAGTAATTTTATATCTGACATGATTCGCAATCGAATGTCTTGAACGGACAAATTAACTTTGTGTGGTCCAATGGGTTTGACAGTTTTTACAGGTATAGCACTGCTTTTTTAGACGCATAATCATTGGCATATGATTGTATTGTTCAAAACGTATAATGGTTTCTTTCTTGCCATTTTTAACCACAATCGATTTCCCATTCCCATCTACCACTGAATAACCACATTTCTACAGGCATATGGAGCAGGTGAGAGAACAGCATTGACGATCAATGTCTTTGTATTCTGAAAAGTCTCGTAAGTGACCTCATTAATCATCAAATCTTTATCTGTCAATCGTAGCATTTTTTTGATAGAATCATTCATATAGCATATCGTCCTCTCA is a genomic window of Enterococcus haemoperoxidus ATCC BAA-382 containing:
- the rplU gene encoding 50S ribosomal protein L21; amino-acid sequence: MYAIIKTGGKQVKVEVGQAIYVEKLDVEAGEKVVFDEVILVGGESTKVGAPTVAGATVEGTVEKHGKQKKVVTFKYKPKKHTHRKQGHRQPYTKVVINAINA
- a CDS encoding ribosomal-processing cysteine protease Prp, whose translation is MIKSSFKRNGAGQIVSFEVSGHAESGPYGSDIVCAAVSALTISTVNGIDALAGFEPIVETNEDEGGYLYVEVISNANQEQTNIAQILLENLLLGLQAVEQENLDFIQVKTINEK
- the rpmA gene encoding 50S ribosomal protein L27, with protein sequence MLLNMNLQLFAHKKGGGSTSNGRDSESKRLGAKSADGQTVTGGSILYRQRGTKIYPGANVGIGGDDTLFAKVDGVVRFERKGRDKKQVSVYPVAQ